Proteins encoded together in one Candidatus Zixiibacteriota bacterium window:
- the pheT gene encoding phenylalanine--tRNA ligase subunit beta: MKLPYSWLKEITGVDWSAEEMEDRLTCSGTAGALEKYDPEHFKNVVTAKITSLEKHPNADKLQVAEVTTGETTYTVICGAPNCAIDQIVPLALPGAKLRGEFEVKEITMRGVKSSGIICAEDELGLSNDHTGIMVFDDDTELNKPVFEHLDLNDPVIDFEITPNRPDCLSANGVAREIAALADLDINLEKEPPPEISERAENYIGVIIDDADACPRYVARIIKNIKIGPSPDWLKKRLTDCDIRPINNIVDITNYVMLETGQPLHAFDYDRFGSKEVAVRRAHDKEKFTTLDGQEHELDSDILLITNGKESVAAAGVMGGIDSEVTPETTTVLLESAYFNPSVIRRSRKKLSIISESSYRFERGIDPNGTVRAADRAAALMAELAGGEVLQGVVDNYAKRIDPIKVEMRPSRANKLIGANIPIDFMKNKLTRLGMKVESNDDNIIAEVPAFRPDITREVDLIEEIARIYGLDNIPSNNQNSGPLFSPTHRRDTIRNDLREIMTGLGFEESLGTGFAQPKRMKLLEPSIEPIEITNPISDEFGYLRSRLLYSLLVSTGNNIRHRNINIKLFEIGKIYIRTKDLPIEPEYFGFILSGQTDDIYWQKSPGESDLYELKGIANAICDRLRISSIALEPEAYGGYDKSCSFSVVRNDQKLGNIGRVAPKIAQVFDIKQDCFAAEFEISKLIDLDQGITPFKSLPRYPASARDIAIVVRNSIFVRDIHDSILNSGGKLVESVEFFDMFTGKPVPENMKSLAFSVSFRSSDKTLEDAEVDAVFNKIVKNLEQKFDARLRE; encoded by the coding sequence ATGAAATTACCGTATAGCTGGCTTAAAGAAATTACAGGCGTGGATTGGTCCGCCGAAGAAATGGAAGATCGCTTAACCTGCTCAGGGACGGCCGGGGCTCTGGAAAAGTATGATCCGGAGCATTTTAAAAATGTCGTAACGGCTAAAATTACCAGTCTTGAAAAGCATCCCAACGCCGACAAATTGCAAGTCGCTGAAGTTACAACGGGGGAGACGACCTATACGGTTATTTGCGGCGCGCCCAACTGCGCCATTGACCAGATCGTTCCGCTGGCGCTGCCCGGCGCCAAACTCCGCGGGGAGTTTGAGGTCAAAGAAATTACCATGCGCGGCGTCAAATCTTCTGGCATTATTTGTGCCGAAGATGAATTGGGACTGTCTAACGATCACACCGGTATCATGGTTTTCGATGATGATACCGAATTAAACAAACCGGTTTTCGAGCATCTGGATCTCAATGATCCGGTTATCGATTTTGAAATTACGCCTAATCGGCCTGATTGTCTTTCGGCCAATGGCGTTGCCCGAGAAATAGCAGCGCTGGCCGATCTTGACATAAATCTTGAAAAAGAACCACCGCCGGAAATTTCAGAAAGAGCCGAAAATTATATTGGCGTTATTATTGACGATGCCGATGCTTGTCCTCGCTATGTGGCTCGCATTATAAAGAATATTAAAATCGGCCCCTCTCCCGACTGGCTAAAGAAGCGATTGACCGATTGTGATATCCGACCGATTAACAATATCGTGGATATTACCAATTACGTCATGCTTGAGACCGGACAGCCTCTGCATGCCTTTGATTATGACAGATTCGGGTCAAAAGAAGTTGCCGTTCGCCGCGCCCATGATAAAGAAAAATTTACGACTCTTGACGGGCAGGAACACGAGCTCGATTCCGATATATTACTTATTACAAATGGCAAAGAAAGCGTTGCCGCGGCTGGGGTGATGGGCGGAATCGACAGTGAAGTTACTCCGGAAACTACAACAGTGCTTCTGGAATCGGCTTATTTCAACCCATCCGTCATCAGGCGTTCTCGAAAAAAATTGAGTATTATTTCCGAATCTTCCTATCGCTTTGAGCGAGGAATCGATCCCAACGGAACCGTCAGGGCCGCGGATCGTGCGGCGGCGTTAATGGCCGAGCTTGCCGGAGGCGAAGTTCTGCAAGGTGTCGTTGACAATTATGCCAAAAGGATTGATCCAATCAAGGTTGAAATGCGCCCCTCGCGAGCCAATAAATTGATTGGCGCCAATATTCCGATTGACTTCATGAAGAATAAACTGACTCGATTGGGAATGAAGGTTGAGTCGAATGATGATAATATTATCGCTGAGGTGCCTGCGTTCAGACCTGACATCACGCGCGAAGTCGATTTGATAGAGGAAATTGCTCGGATTTACGGCCTGGACAATATCCCCAGCAATAATCAAAACTCCGGACCACTATTTTCACCCACTCATCGCCGCGATACAATTCGCAATGACTTGAGAGAGATTATGACCGGGCTGGGTTTTGAAGAATCTCTGGGGACAGGTTTCGCTCAACCTAAAAGGATGAAATTGCTCGAGCCCTCCATCGAACCGATAGAAATTACCAACCCAATATCAGATGAGTTCGGATATTTGCGCTCGCGCCTTTTATATTCACTTTTAGTATCGACGGGCAACAATATCAGACATCGCAATATCAATATCAAATTATTTGAAATCGGTAAAATATATATTAGAACGAAAGATTTGCCGATTGAGCCTGAGTATTTCGGATTTATATTATCCGGACAAACCGATGATATCTACTGGCAAAAATCTCCGGGCGAGTCAGATTTATATGAATTAAAAGGGATAGCCAATGCCATCTGCGACCGCCTGAGAATTAGTTCGATCGCGCTTGAACCGGAAGCATATGGCGGATATGATAAATCCTGCTCATTTAGCGTTGTTCGGAACGATCAAAAACTGGGAAATATAGGTCGGGTGGCGCCCAAAATCGCCCAGGTTTTTGACATTAAGCAGGATTGTTTCGCGGCCGAATTTGAAATCTCAAAACTAATTGATCTCGATCAGGGCATTACTCCCTTTAAATCCCTGCCCAGGTATCCGGCATCGGCGCGCGATATCGCAATCGTAGTGAGAAATTCAATTTTTGTCCGGGATATACACGATTCAATCCTGAATTCGGGCGGCAAATTAGTTGAATCGGTTGAGTTTTTCGATATGTTTACGGGGAAACCAGTTCCTGAAAATATGAAATCGCTGGCATTTTCGGTTAGTTTCCGCTCATCCGATAAGACTCTGGAAGACGCCGAAGTTGACGCGGTGTTTAATAAAATCGTAAAAAATCTGGAGCAGAAATTTGATGCCCGGTTAAGAGAATAG
- the rplT gene encoding 50S ribosomal protein L20 — MPRSKNSVAAKARHKKVLKKARGYYGGRSRLYRTAIESVHRGLKFAYRDRRRKKREFRRLWITRISAAAKLCDINYSTFMNGLKKSGINLDRKSLADIAARDMSTFERLVDMTKA, encoded by the coding sequence ATGCCACGGTCGAAAAATAGCGTTGCCGCCAAGGCTCGACATAAAAAAGTATTGAAAAAAGCTCGCGGTTATTATGGCGGGCGCAGCCGGTTGTATCGTACCGCTATCGAATCGGTACATCGCGGTCTCAAATTCGCTTATCGGGATCGACGTCGAAAAAAACGCGAATTCCGCAGACTCTGGATCACACGTATTTCAGCCGCAGCTAAACTGTGTGATATTAATTACTCAACTTTTATGAATGGATTGAAAAAATCAGGCATAAATCTCGATCGCAAATCACTGGCTGATATCGCGGCGAGAGATATGAGTACTTTTGAACGTCTGGTAGATATGACCAAGGCCTGA
- the infC gene encoding translation initiation factor IF-3 has product MKNQEIRVNGRIRVSPIRLIGPDGEQVGIIPTAEALERARDAGLDLVEVSPTARPPVCRILDYGKYKYNLAKKAADSKKRQHTISVKGMRYRPKTEEHDYQFKLKHVRSFLEQGNKVKCFVLFRGREKAHTEFGKRILDRLVEDLQDIAIVETLPKMEGHSMNMLVAPLTRQTRKKDKGREKKDKVKKQPVPQEMASEKKEE; this is encoded by the coding sequence ATAAAGAATCAGGAAATTCGGGTTAATGGGCGCATCCGTGTTTCGCCTATCAGGCTTATAGGACCGGATGGTGAACAGGTAGGCATTATTCCTACCGCTGAAGCTCTGGAAAGGGCCCGAGATGCCGGTCTGGATTTGGTGGAAGTTTCACCGACGGCTCGGCCGCCAGTTTGCCGCATATTGGATTACGGAAAATACAAATACAACCTGGCAAAAAAAGCGGCGGATTCGAAAAAGAGGCAGCATACGATCAGTGTTAAAGGGATGAGGTATCGCCCAAAAACCGAAGAGCATGATTATCAGTTTAAGTTAAAACATGTTCGCTCATTTTTGGAACAAGGAAACAAAGTCAAGTGCTTTGTTTTATTCCGGGGTCGTGAAAAAGCGCATACCGAATTCGGCAAAAGAATACTCGATCGTCTTGTAGAAGACTTGCAGGATATCGCGATTGTTGAGACCCTGCCCAAAATGGAAGGCCATAGCATGAATATGCTGGTGGCTCCTTTGACCAGACAGACCAGGAAAAAAGACAAAGGCCGCGAAAAGAAAGATAAAGTAAAAAAGCAACCCGTCCCCCAGGAGATGGCTTCGGAAAAAAAAGAAGAATAA
- the rny gene encoding ribonuclease Y, producing the protein METTLFIVLIVLAAAISGYAAWILSRRVGNRKLANAEEFARRIVADAEKEAEIKKKEAILEAKDEWYKAKAKFEREIQNKKTEFSKIERRLSDKETNLDRKIETANNREKKIQEKERSNATREKAISIREKDIEKLIADQNVQLEKISGMSAEEAKQILIENMTSQAKIDAAALAKEIKEIAERDAEKEAREIVTQAIQRCAADHTVESTVSVVVLPNDEMKGRIIGREGRNIRSFETATGIDVIVDDTPEAVILSGYDPIRREIARMALEKLVADGRIHPTRIEEIVVKAEKDMEVIIREAGEQAAFDIGIHGLHLDIIKLLGKLKFRTSYGQNVLLHSVEVAMLAGIMASELELDPAIAKRAGLLHDVGKAVDRETEGTHTQIGSNILRKYNIDPAIINAVESHHGDVPQETPYAILVQSADAISGARPGARREPLESYIKRLEKLEELADSFKGVSKAYAIQAGREVRVIVECDEMDDLASSILATDISGRIETEMEYPGQIKVTVIREMRAVEYAK; encoded by the coding sequence ATGGAAACAACACTTTTTATTGTTCTTATAGTTTTGGCCGCCGCCATTTCCGGCTATGCGGCATGGATTTTATCCCGTCGCGTAGGAAATAGAAAATTAGCCAATGCCGAGGAATTCGCGCGGCGAATTGTGGCTGATGCCGAAAAAGAAGCGGAAATAAAGAAAAAAGAAGCAATTCTTGAAGCCAAAGATGAATGGTATAAAGCCAAGGCGAAATTTGAACGCGAAATTCAAAATAAAAAAACCGAGTTCTCCAAAATCGAAAGGCGGTTGTCTGATAAAGAAACGAACCTGGATAGAAAAATAGAAACCGCCAATAATCGTGAGAAAAAGATTCAGGAAAAAGAACGTAGTAATGCGACCCGAGAAAAAGCAATTTCAATCAGGGAAAAAGACATTGAAAAATTAATTGCCGATCAAAATGTCCAACTCGAAAAGATATCGGGTATGTCGGCCGAGGAAGCCAAGCAGATTCTAATCGAAAATATGACAAGTCAGGCCAAAATCGACGCGGCCGCCCTCGCGAAAGAGATAAAAGAAATTGCCGAACGGGACGCGGAAAAAGAAGCCCGCGAAATTGTGACTCAGGCGATTCAACGCTGTGCCGCCGATCATACCGTCGAATCAACCGTTTCGGTTGTAGTTCTGCCCAATGACGAAATGAAAGGCCGGATTATCGGGCGTGAAGGAAGAAATATTCGTTCATTCGAGACTGCGACGGGGATAGACGTCATTGTTGACGATACGCCCGAAGCGGTGATTCTGTCCGGATACGATCCCATCCGCAGGGAAATCGCTCGCATGGCTTTGGAAAAACTGGTTGCCGATGGCCGGATTCATCCTACCCGTATTGAGGAAATAGTGGTCAAAGCGGAAAAAGATATGGAAGTTATCATCCGTGAGGCCGGTGAACAGGCCGCATTTGATATCGGTATTCACGGCCTTCATCTCGATATTATAAAACTTCTCGGTAAATTGAAATTCCGTACCAGTTACGGACAAAACGTCCTGCTCCATTCAGTCGAAGTGGCCATGCTGGCCGGTATCATGGCTTCCGAACTCGAACTCGATCCTGCCATCGCCAAACGCGCTGGTCTATTACATGATGTGGGCAAAGCTGTCGATCGTGAGACGGAGGGAACCCATACGCAAATCGGTTCTAATATCCTGCGGAAATATAATATCGACCCGGCCATAATAAACGCCGTAGAATCACATCATGGCGATGTTCCTCAGGAAACGCCTTACGCTATCCTGGTGCAATCAGCCGATGCCATTTCCGGCGCTCGCCCCGGAGCCCGTCGTGAACCTCTGGAAAGCTATATCAAACGCCTCGAAAAACTGGAAGAGTTAGCGGATAGCTTCAAAGGAGTTTCAAAAGCGTACGCTATTCAAGCCGGCCGAGAGGTTCGCGTTATCGTCGAGTGCGATGAAATGGATGATCTGGCCTCGTCAATTCTGGCAACCGATATCTCCGGTCGAATAGAAACCGAAATGGAATATCCCGGGCAGATTAAAGTTACGGTAATTCGTGAAATGAGAGCCGTGGAGTACGCCAAATAA
- a CDS encoding bifunctional 5,10-methylenetetrahydrofolate dehydrogenase/5,10-methenyltetrahydrofolate cyclohydrolase produces the protein MQGKLINGKAIAKKIKQELKVDIEDLKSRGVIPGLAAVLVGDDPASQLYVNSKAKTASKLGLFSEVIKRDADISQNDLVEIVNELNNRDDIHGILVQSPLPKHINEMDITLTLDPLKDVDAFHPMNMGHLLIGEPIFLPCTPFGVIKMIDDINVDPKGKKVVVLGRSNIVGKPLAVMLMQKWQGCNATVTVCHTGTANIPGETIQADIIIAAIGRANFVTADMIKEGAIIIDVGQNQVEDKNAPKGYKLCGDVDFDGCLEKASMITPVPGGVGPMTIAMLMYNTVRATKLKLVYNK, from the coding sequence ATGCAGGGTAAGCTGATTAACGGTAAGGCGATAGCGAAAAAAATCAAACAAGAACTTAAGGTCGATATTGAAGATTTAAAATCGCGGGGAGTGATACCGGGGCTGGCGGCGGTTCTCGTTGGAGATGATCCCGCATCGCAATTATACGTTAACAGTAAAGCCAAAACCGCTAGCAAATTGGGCCTTTTCAGCGAAGTCATCAAACGCGACGCCGATATTTCTCAAAACGATTTAGTCGAAATAGTTAATGAACTAAACAATCGAGATGATATCCACGGCATTTTGGTGCAATCACCCCTGCCCAAACATATCAACGAAATGGACATCACGCTTACTCTCGATCCTCTCAAAGACGTTGACGCGTTCCATCCCATGAATATGGGGCATCTGTTAATCGGCGAGCCGATTTTCCTGCCCTGTACACCGTTTGGCGTTATCAAGATGATTGACGATATAAATGTCGACCCCAAAGGCAAAAAAGTGGTCGTTCTGGGTCGCAGCAATATCGTGGGAAAACCTCTGGCCGTCATGCTAATGCAAAAATGGCAGGGCTGTAACGCCACCGTGACTGTTTGCCATACCGGTACAGCCAATATTCCCGGCGAAACCATTCAGGCCGATATTATTATCGCCGCTATCGGACGTGCTAATTTCGTTACGGCTGATATGATAAAAGAAGGCGCCATTATTATCGATGTAGGGCAGAATCAGGTCGAAGATAAAAATGCTCCTAAAGGTTATAAGCTCTGCGGTGATGTTGATTTTGACGGATGTCTCGAAAAAGCTTCGATGATAACACCCGTACCGGGCGGAGTCGGGCCGATGACAATCGCGATGCTGATGTATAATACGGTAAGAGCAACCAAGCTTAAGTTGGTTTATAATAAATAA
- a CDS encoding cell division protein ZapA — MESSKNRVRVNIYGEEYTVRSDGDIEYMKEVARYVDSQMRAIADKTPNKSPSRVAILAALNITDELFRQKEGQHDFSEFEKRAGDIISLLDDKIPD; from the coding sequence ATGGAATCTTCAAAGAATCGAGTTCGCGTTAATATATATGGTGAAGAATATACCGTTCGTTCCGATGGCGATATAGAGTATATGAAAGAAGTCGCGCGCTACGTCGATTCCCAAATGCGCGCCATCGCCGATAAAACGCCCAATAAATCACCCTCTCGGGTGGCTATCCTGGCAGCTCTGAATATAACCGATGAGTTATTCAGACAAAAAGAGGGGCAGCATGATTTTTCTGAGTTTGAGAAACGAGCCGGCGATATAATTTCATTATTGGACGATAAAATTCCCGATTAA
- a CDS encoding TIGR00282 family metallophosphoesterase has product MSLCKVIFIADVVGKPGRNILSHMTRRLKYKYQADFVIANTENAAGGFGITPEMARKVFTYGVDCQSSGNHIWDRQGIGDYLREESRLIRPANYPGAPGNGLYIGQAGDYPIAVISLMGRTFMYDIDCPFKTADQIIKKLDEKIKIIIVDFHAEATSEKLAAFFHLDGLVSAVIGTHTHVQTADEQISGRGTAYITDVGMTGPYDSILGMNKKPALARFLSGRPIRLSVAEDDVRISGVYLEFDMENDTRAIKIERFNMETDLNLPFRDPEEESANAG; this is encoded by the coding sequence ATGTCATTGTGCAAAGTAATTTTCATAGCCGACGTTGTCGGTAAACCGGGGCGGAATATTCTATCCCATATGACCCGCCGGCTGAAATACAAATATCAGGCTGATTTTGTAATCGCCAATACCGAAAACGCCGCCGGCGGGTTTGGCATCACTCCCGAGATGGCTCGGAAAGTATTCACCTACGGTGTCGATTGTCAATCATCAGGCAATCATATCTGGGATCGTCAGGGAATCGGTGATTACCTCAGGGAAGAATCCCGATTAATCCGCCCGGCCAATTACCCCGGAGCGCCCGGAAACGGATTATATATCGGTCAGGCGGGTGATTATCCGATTGCCGTTATCTCGCTGATGGGTCGAACATTTATGTACGATATTGATTGCCCGTTTAAGACCGCCGACCAGATAATTAAGAAACTGGATGAGAAGATCAAAATCATCATCGTTGATTTTCATGCCGAAGCGACTTCGGAAAAGCTGGCGGCCTTTTTCCATCTTGATGGTTTGGTTTCGGCGGTAATCGGAACTCATACCCATGTACAAACGGCTGACGAACAGATATCGGGCCGTGGTACGGCATATATCACTGACGTCGGGATGACGGGGCCCTATGATTCAATTCTGGGGATGAACAAGAAGCCGGCCCTGGCACGATTTTTATCGGGTCGTCCAATTCGATTATCGGTGGCAGAAGATGATGTTCGGATATCCGGAGTCTATCTCGAATTTGATATGGAAAACGATACACGGGCAATAAAAATTGAAAGATTCAACATGGAAACGGATCTTAATTTACCTTTTCGCGATCCAGAGGAGGAAAGCGCTAATGCAGGGTAA
- the thrS gene encoding threonine--tRNA ligase: MADINIKLPDGSDKSFPAGVTGLEIAKSISGRLGKEALAIKVNGENIDIMRPIDSDSEVRILTWEDSEGKYVFWHSSAHIMAQAVLELFPEAKLAIGPPIDEGFYYDFDVEKPFSPEDLEKIEKKMAEIIAENTTFSREICNRDEALEKYKKQGDIYKTELIEEMPPDEEITIYKHSHFEDLCRGPHIPSTGRIKAFKLLSSSGAYWRGSEENKMLQRIYGVTYPKKKLLNEFLEKLAEAERRDHRKLGKQLELYMISEDTGPGLVLWLPRGSVIRNEIENFWREEHYKHGYELVFSPHIANLELWHRSGHTDFYSEDMYSPMEVDKAKYQIRPMNCPFHITMYSSRRRSYRELPLRWAEMGTVYRYERAGVLHGLMRVRGFTQDDAHIFCRPEQMEDELIRLVDFSLHILRSFGFSELEVYLSTRPEKAIGDPKDWEAAQNGLRRALEFHKLKFGIDEGGGAFYGPKIDLKIKDALGRSWQCTTIQFDFTQPERFDITYIDSDGQRKRPFMIHRALLGSLERFFGTLIEHYAGDFPLWLSPEHARILPITDRALAYASELKDEFREGSLRVSVDDRSEKIGYKIRDAELSKIPIMMIIGDREVESSTVSVRRRGLGDLGVMNTDDLLAGMVSEVKERHNTPQVGKKKEDIV; the protein is encoded by the coding sequence ATGGCTGACATTAATATAAAATTGCCGGATGGCAGCGACAAATCATTTCCCGCCGGAGTGACCGGGCTTGAAATCGCCAAATCTATTTCCGGGCGTTTGGGAAAAGAGGCTCTGGCCATAAAGGTTAACGGTGAAAATATCGATATAATGAGGCCGATTGATTCAGATTCTGAGGTCAGGATTTTGACCTGGGAAGATAGCGAAGGGAAATATGTCTTTTGGCATAGCTCGGCTCACATTATGGCTCAGGCCGTATTGGAATTATTCCCGGAAGCCAAATTAGCCATTGGTCCGCCTATTGATGAGGGTTTCTATTACGACTTCGACGTGGAAAAACCGTTTTCTCCCGAGGATTTGGAAAAAATCGAAAAGAAAATGGCGGAGATTATCGCCGAAAACACTACTTTCAGTCGGGAAATTTGTAATCGCGATGAGGCTCTTGAGAAATATAAAAAGCAGGGTGATATTTATAAGACCGAACTAATCGAGGAAATGCCTCCCGACGAAGAAATCACAATTTATAAGCATTCTCATTTTGAAGATTTGTGTCGTGGTCCGCATATACCGTCAACCGGAAGAATAAAAGCCTTCAAGCTACTCTCTTCATCCGGGGCCTATTGGCGAGGTTCGGAAGAAAACAAGATGCTTCAGAGGATTTACGGGGTAACCTATCCGAAGAAAAAATTGCTCAACGAATTCCTCGAGAAACTGGCCGAAGCGGAAAGACGCGATCATCGCAAACTGGGCAAGCAGCTTGAATTATACATGATTTCCGAAGATACCGGACCGGGTCTGGTTCTGTGGCTTCCGCGCGGCTCGGTCATCCGTAATGAGATAGAGAATTTCTGGCGCGAAGAGCATTACAAGCACGGCTATGAACTGGTCTTTTCACCTCATATAGCTAATCTGGAATTATGGCACCGCAGCGGTCATACTGATTTTTACAGCGAGGATATGTATAGTCCCATGGAGGTTGATAAGGCCAAGTATCAAATCAGGCCGATGAACTGTCCTTTTCATATAACGATGTATTCATCCCGGAGGCGCTCTTATCGTGAATTACCCCTGCGGTGGGCCGAAATGGGCACCGTTTACCGTTATGAGCGGGCCGGCGTTTTACACGGATTGATGAGGGTGAGGGGCTTTACTCAGGATGACGCTCATATATTTTGCAGACCTGAGCAGATGGAAGATGAACTGATTCGTCTGGTAGATTTTTCATTACATATTCTGCGCTCGTTCGGATTTTCGGAATTAGAAGTTTATCTGTCCACCCGGCCCGAAAAAGCGATTGGCGACCCGAAAGACTGGGAAGCGGCTCAAAATGGCTTGCGTCGGGCGTTGGAGTTTCATAAATTAAAGTTTGGGATTGATGAAGGCGGAGGAGCCTTCTACGGTCCCAAAATAGATTTGAAAATCAAGGATGCGTTGGGTCGTTCCTGGCAATGTACTACTATTCAATTTGATTTTACTCAACCTGAACGGTTTGATATAACGTATATTGACAGTGACGGTCAACGCAAGCGGCCGTTTATGATCCATCGGGCTCTTTTGGGTTCTTTGGAGAGATTTTTTGGTACCTTGATTGAGCATTATGCCGGAGATTTTCCCTTATGGTTGTCACCGGAGCATGCCCGGATTCTACCGATTACCGATCGCGCTTTGGCTTACGCGAGTGAATTGAAAGATGAATTTCGCGAGGGGAGCTTAAGGGTTTCAGTCGATGATCGTTCGGAGAAAATCGGGTATAAAATTAGAGACGCGGAATTATCAAAGATTCCGATAATGATGATTATAGGCGACCGCGAGGTTGAATCCAGTACCGTTTCCGTGCGCAGGCGCGGATTGGGTGATTTGGGAGTCATGAATACCGACGATTTACTCGCAGGCATGGTGAGCGAAGTAAAAGAACGGCATAATACTCCGCAAGTCGGTAAAAAGAAGGAGGATATAGTATAA
- the pheS gene encoding phenylalanine--tRNA ligase subunit alpha gives MDVIKQLEKVEVEAVEKVNAADSLESIEKIRVTLLGKKGALTSILRGLKDLSPEEKQEVGGRANKVKANLEALIKSKKEELLEGGGGGASFDYTLPGRPYRPGHRHLITLVLDEICGIFQRMGFEIASGPEIENDYYNFGALNFPPDHPARDEQDTFYVEGDLLLRTHTSNVQIREFEKRKPPVKIIAPGRVFRNEAVNARSFCVFHQVEGFLVDTDVSFGDLKGVLEAFCYEFFEEGVRLKFRPSFFPFTEPSAEVDVECFLCRGKGCSLCKYEGWLEILGCGMIDPEVFRAVGYDAEKYTGYAFGMGIERIALLKYRVNDIRLLYENDIRFIKQFR, from the coding sequence ATGGACGTCATAAAACAACTTGAAAAGGTTGAAGTCGAAGCCGTTGAAAAAGTCAATGCGGCCGATTCACTCGAATCAATTGAGAAGATTCGGGTAACCCTTTTGGGCAAAAAGGGTGCGCTGACATCAATCCTGCGCGGTCTAAAAGATCTTTCACCGGAAGAAAAACAAGAGGTCGGCGGACGAGCGAATAAAGTCAAAGCTAATCTTGAGGCATTAATAAAAAGTAAAAAAGAAGAATTACTAGAAGGCGGCGGCGGTGGGGCATCGTTCGATTATACTCTGCCCGGACGACCCTATCGACCCGGGCACCGTCATCTGATAACGCTCGTCCTTGATGAAATCTGCGGTATCTTTCAGCGAATGGGTTTTGAAATCGCTTCCGGCCCGGAAATTGAAAATGATTATTATAATTTTGGGGCGCTGAATTTCCCTCCCGATCATCCCGCCCGCGATGAACAGGATACATTTTATGTCGAGGGTGATTTATTACTACGGACTCATACCTCCAATGTTCAGATACGCGAATTCGAAAAACGAAAACCGCCGGTGAAAATAATCGCTCCCGGTCGAGTCTTTCGCAACGAAGCGGTCAACGCCCGAAGTTTCTGTGTTTTTCACCAGGTCGAGGGTTTTCTGGTCGATACCGATGTATCTTTCGGTGACCTAAAAGGCGTTCTGGAAGCGTTCTGTTATGAGTTTTTTGAAGAAGGGGTCAGGCTGAAATTCCGGCCCAGTTTTTTCCCGTTTACCGAACCATCAGCGGAAGTTGATGTCGAGTGTTTTCTTTGCAGGGGAAAAGGATGTTCCCTGTGCAAATATGAAGGATGGCTCGAAATTTTGGGGTGCGGAATGATTGACCCCGAAGTTTTCAGGGCCGTCGGTTATGATGCCGAAAAATATACGGGCTACGCTTTTGGGATGGGAATCGAGCGGATTGCCCTTTTAAAATATCGTGTCAATGATATTCGGCTTCTTTACGAAAACGATATCAGGTTTATTAAGCAGTTCCGTTAA
- the rpmI gene encoding 50S ribosomal protein L35 gives MPKMKTNRSAAKRIKKTGTGKMRRFHSKHRHILTKKSRKLKRKLRSATLIARSDERQMSVMLPY, from the coding sequence ATGCCAAAAATGAAAACCAATCGATCCGCCGCTAAGCGGATTAAGAAAACCGGAACTGGCAAAATGAGACGATTTCATTCAAAACATCGTCATATTTTGACCAAGAAATCCCGGAAATTGAAACGCAAACTTCGTTCCGCGACTTTGATTGCCAGGTCCGATGAACGTCAGATGAGCGTAATGTTGCCGTATTAG